From Spirosoma aerolatum, one genomic window encodes:
- a CDS encoding DUF7133 domain-containing protein: MKTNSLLLATLGLSALIYACKVQMNAKAPTGANTMVSSEVFSKTESDTTQPLAPFSIVPLTPEQSQRAFVLPPGYHMELVASEPMITEPVAIAWDGDARMYVAQMETYTQDADGTGTKDKKSRVMLLEDTNNDGKMDKSTVFIKDMLLPRMLLCVNHELLVNETDTYDIFSYKDTNGDGVADQKRPVYVVGKVAPGNLEHQRSGLVWNLDNYIYQTVDPIRFRYVGGVLKPDSLHSGSNGQWGLTYDNYGRLFFSRGGGENAGSGFQINPKYGALEFADAYDEATFSPVWSRISNPEVQGGPPRLRPDSTLNHFTSGNGQSIFRGDRLPADLVGDYLINEPVARIIRRAKVVNRAGKTQLENVYHNKEFIASTDFFFRPVNTYTGPDGLLYIIDMNRGIIQESNWTQKGTFLRSKIDYYDLAKINQRGRIWRLVHDDFKPGPKPKMLDVPAASLIKYLNHPNGWWRDNAQKQLILLGDKSVVSDLRAMATGHKNASALGRLHALWTLEGLDAIDKELINATLTDTEAQVRRAAIWVSERYLKQNDTDMIARVGKLIDDPNYDVRTQLLLSLGSNKNPQAQQIAQEILTRNPDNEMLNRVKKSIDRNEDSKIYGMKLGSFPAPDRKLILAGSEIYKGMCSPCHGGDGNGLPTNAAPALRGAKHVNHDRDFVIRILLHGLKGPIDGKAFPSEMASMKDNSDEWIASVLSYIRYEFVGTSSRAVKGRQSAVVQPDDVKKVREMYASGRGAWTIDELEKLIIPPPTAAK, from the coding sequence ATGAAAACCAACTCATTACTCCTCGCCACGCTGGGCTTATCCGCACTGATTTATGCGTGTAAAGTGCAGATGAATGCTAAAGCACCGACCGGTGCCAACACAATGGTAAGCTCAGAGGTCTTTAGTAAAACCGAAAGTGACACCACACAGCCGTTGGCCCCCTTTTCGATTGTCCCGCTTACGCCAGAGCAGAGTCAGCGTGCGTTTGTGTTGCCCCCTGGCTACCACATGGAACTGGTGGCCAGCGAGCCGATGATTACCGAACCCGTAGCCATTGCCTGGGATGGTGACGCCCGCATGTATGTGGCCCAGATGGAAACCTACACCCAGGACGCCGACGGCACCGGAACGAAGGATAAGAAAAGCCGGGTAATGCTGCTGGAAGACACCAACAACGACGGCAAAATGGACAAGAGTACAGTGTTCATTAAAGACATGCTATTGCCGCGTATGCTCCTGTGTGTCAATCATGAACTATTGGTCAACGAAACGGATACGTACGACATTTTCAGCTACAAAGACACCAACGGCGACGGCGTAGCTGACCAGAAACGGCCCGTTTATGTCGTTGGTAAGGTAGCACCCGGTAACCTGGAACACCAGCGCAGTGGCCTGGTCTGGAACCTCGACAATTATATTTACCAAACTGTTGACCCGATTCGCTTCCGGTACGTCGGCGGGGTATTGAAACCCGATTCGCTGCATAGTGGCTCCAATGGGCAGTGGGGCTTAACCTACGACAATTATGGCCGGTTATTTTTTAGTCGGGGTGGTGGCGAAAACGCAGGGTCTGGCTTTCAGATCAACCCAAAATATGGAGCCCTGGAGTTTGCCGATGCCTACGACGAAGCCACCTTTAGCCCGGTATGGTCGCGGATTTCCAACCCCGAAGTACAGGGCGGACCTCCGCGCTTACGCCCCGACAGTACCCTAAACCATTTCACCTCAGGCAATGGTCAGTCGATATTCAGAGGTGACCGCCTGCCTGCCGATTTAGTGGGCGATTACCTGATTAACGAACCCGTGGCCCGTATTATCCGACGGGCGAAGGTGGTTAATCGGGCAGGCAAAACCCAGTTGGAAAACGTCTATCACAACAAAGAATTTATTGCCAGTACCGACTTCTTCTTCCGCCCTGTCAATACTTACACTGGCCCCGACGGACTGCTGTACATCATCGATATGAACCGGGGTATTATTCAGGAATCGAACTGGACTCAAAAAGGCACGTTTCTACGCAGCAAGATCGACTACTACGATCTGGCCAAAATAAATCAGCGTGGACGCATCTGGCGGCTGGTTCACGACGACTTCAAGCCCGGCCCCAAACCTAAGATGCTCGACGTTCCGGCGGCTAGTCTGATCAAGTACCTGAATCATCCGAATGGCTGGTGGCGTGATAACGCCCAGAAGCAGCTAATTCTCCTCGGCGACAAATCAGTCGTTTCTGACCTGCGGGCAATGGCTACGGGCCACAAGAACGCATCGGCACTCGGCCGCCTTCATGCCCTCTGGACGCTCGAAGGCCTGGACGCCATCGACAAAGAACTTATCAATGCAACTCTGACCGATACGGAAGCACAGGTCCGCAGAGCCGCCATTTGGGTTAGCGAACGGTATCTTAAACAAAACGACACCGACATGATTGCCCGCGTCGGGAAGCTGATAGACGACCCCAATTATGACGTTCGTACACAGTTGCTGCTGTCGCTGGGATCGAATAAAAATCCTCAGGCACAGCAGATTGCCCAGGAAATTCTGACCCGAAACCCTGATAACGAGATGTTGAACCGGGTCAAAAAGAGTATCGACCGTAACGAGGATTCCAAGATATATGGCATGAAACTGGGGAGTTTCCCGGCACCAGACCGCAAGCTGATTCTGGCCGGTAGCGAGATTTACAAAGGCATGTGCTCGCCCTGTCATGGTGGAGATGGAAACGGGCTACCGACCAATGCGGCCCCAGCCCTGCGCGGTGCCAAACACGTGAACCATGACCGGGACTTTGTGATTCGCATTCTGCTGCATGGTCTGAAAGGACCGATTGACGGGAAAGCCTTCCCCAGCGAGATGGCTTCGATGAAGGACAATTCCGACGAGTGGATTGCCTCTGTACTGAGCTACATCCGTTATGAGTTTGTAGGCACCTCGTCGCGGGCTGTTAAAGGGCGGCAATCGGCGGTTGTACAACCCGACGACGTAAAGAAAGTCAGAGAAATGTATGCTTCCGGTCGAGGAGCCTGGACGATTGACGAACTGGAAAAACTGATTATTCCCCCACCGACAGCCGCGAAATAA
- a CDS encoding IS110 family RNA-guided transposase yields MAPIYIGIDIAKASFTVALPLTNGHFLDYSLPNNPAGFSQLLDLLPAHSQCVLEASGPYYLPLALWLTHQRIPLSVLNPLVVRRFAQMLLRRTKTDKADARLLSQFGANQTPPCWQAPTTLMSQLTQLQTLLEQYINQRTALRNQQEAFTHSGVPNPILEQSLQKSLEHLDEQIQTLEQQLDQLANTEYTKLYAHLQSIPGIGRKTALCLLVLTRGFSRFESAKQLVSFVGLAPRVFESGSSVNGKGHICKLGNNRIRQLLYMASMQAKKANPACRSLYDRLVGAGKPKLVALIAVAHKLVRQCFAVARSGLNFDQKLASPIAS; encoded by the coding sequence ATGGCCCCAATCTACATCGGCATCGATATCGCCAAAGCCAGCTTCACAGTGGCCCTACCACTAACCAATGGTCACTTCCTGGATTATAGCCTGCCTAACAACCCGGCCGGATTTAGCCAACTACTCGACCTGCTGCCTGCTCATAGCCAGTGTGTGCTGGAAGCCTCGGGGCCCTATTATTTACCGCTGGCCTTGTGGCTTACCCACCAACGCATACCCCTGAGCGTGCTTAATCCACTGGTGGTCCGGCGGTTTGCCCAGATGCTGCTGCGCCGAACCAAAACCGACAAGGCTGATGCCCGCCTGTTGAGTCAGTTTGGGGCTAATCAAACCCCTCCATGCTGGCAGGCACCCACTACACTGATGAGTCAACTGACTCAATTACAGACCTTACTGGAGCAATATATCAACCAACGCACCGCCTTGCGCAATCAGCAGGAGGCCTTTACCCACTCGGGCGTACCCAATCCCATCCTGGAGCAATCCTTACAGAAGAGTCTGGAGCACCTGGATGAGCAAATTCAAACCCTGGAGCAGCAACTCGATCAGCTAGCCAACACGGAGTATACGAAGCTGTATGCCCATTTGCAAAGCATCCCCGGTATTGGTCGCAAGACGGCCCTTTGCTTATTGGTGCTCACCCGGGGCTTCAGCCGCTTTGAGTCAGCTAAGCAGTTAGTGAGCTTTGTGGGGCTAGCCCCCCGGGTGTTTGAGTCGGGCAGTTCGGTGAACGGCAAGGGACACATTTGCAAGTTGGGCAACAACCGCATTCGTCAGTTGTTGTACATGGCCAGTATGCAGGCTAAAAAAGCTAACCCGGCTTGTCGGTCGTTGTATGATCGGCTGGTTGGGGCTGGCAAACCGAAGTTGGTGGCCTTGATTGCGGTGGCTCATAAATTAGTTCGTCAGTGTTTTGCCGTGGCTCGTAGTGGACTAAATTTTGATCAAAAATTAGCCTCACCTATTGCTTCTTAA
- a CDS encoding ceramidase domain-containing protein translates to MHRPLLIQMLLRSATATLWMFAGWIGLNSSLHGDVWAGMQVSKSALTVEYCEFNHTDRFFHQPMNTYSNLAYFFLGILVLQIAVSDYKTAGKQPKNRMQAFPLLSALTGLCFIYLSVGSAFFHASLTYIGQRVDMNGTYGLTLTLVSIGLYHVLHKINFSESAKQIWLVALVVLIVLFFKISLLIPSGILLPTLILSLLLLTGIHYFQFRKERFGWVAIASFILIVVAIKIRTLDVQKFGCNPHSLVQGHAIWHLLTGLSSFCSYAFFRFTRSDS, encoded by the coding sequence ATGCACCGCCCCCTATTAATCCAGATGCTTCTCCGCTCAGCGACAGCCACGCTATGGATGTTTGCCGGCTGGATTGGCTTGAATTCATCACTTCATGGGGATGTTTGGGCCGGTATGCAGGTGAGCAAGTCGGCCCTGACGGTTGAGTATTGCGAGTTTAACCATACGGACCGATTTTTTCATCAGCCGATGAATACGTATTCCAATCTGGCCTATTTCTTCCTGGGTATACTGGTGCTGCAAATTGCCGTCAGCGACTATAAAACAGCGGGGAAACAACCCAAAAACCGGATGCAGGCTTTCCCGCTTTTATCGGCACTGACGGGCCTCTGTTTTATTTATCTGAGCGTCGGAAGTGCCTTTTTTCATGCCTCGCTTACCTACATTGGCCAGCGCGTCGATATGAACGGCACCTACGGCCTGACGCTTACGCTGGTAAGCATTGGCCTCTACCATGTGCTGCACAAAATCAACTTCAGCGAATCGGCCAAACAAATCTGGCTGGTTGCGTTAGTGGTACTCATTGTTCTGTTCTTTAAAATTTCGTTGCTGATCCCTAGCGGCATTTTGCTACCGACCCTGATTCTCAGCCTACTGCTGTTAACCGGGATTCATTATTTCCAATTCCGGAAAGAACGCTTCGGCTGGGTCGCCATTGCCAGTTTTATCCTGATTGTGGTGGCCATAAAGATTCGTACGCTGGATGTACAAAAGTTTGGCTGTAACCCCCATTCGCTGGTACAGGGCCACGCAATCTGGCATTTATTGACGGGGCTGAGTAGCTTTTGTAGTTATGCGTTCTTTCGTTTTACGAGATCTGATTCCTGA